The Malus domestica chromosome 13, GDT2T_hap1 genome includes a window with the following:
- the LOC103430633 gene encoding putative zinc finger protein At1g68190 produces MKQPSAEPGESLDHMDRGLAELGFQSFEGRKIKRFCEFCLALRPVVYCKADAAHLCLSCDAKVHSANTLFNRHMRSILCDSCRYRPAYIQCLDHKMFMCCACESALHMIPSQHQKRAISCYTGSPLAKDLSNSCGSSCDSSAVNLDGLEQSCSRAESLPAVNSLTWIPGAESEAVNNTRYAGTIYMLSLNLAENVIGTIEYTIEFTVISHVKVYVSACSILQISHEGQEHNFILHQILDLKRLQLAEGNTPSLLIRGTEQIDLSSSVLQTSKRLNVHLDRLLQHSQNSGTKFRQRDSLVQELKVDHLSFPFSQMELMQPSSTAGLPLHTESFWQCRSTVQSNQLWPQNMQDIGVCEELVCPDDFNIPDVDMTFQNFEELFGGDQDPIRAAVLHDKDVL; encoded by the exons atgaaACAGCCATCGGCGGAACCAGGTGAGAGTTTGGATCACATGGATCGC GGCTTGGCAGAATTGGGGTTTCAAAGTTTTGAAGGACGGAAAATAAAGAGATTTTGTGAATTCTGCTTGGCATTGAGGCCAGTTGTGTACTGTAAAGCTGATGCAGCACATCTTTGCCTTTCCTGCGATGCGAAGGTCCATTCGGCAAACACACTCTTTAACCGGCATATGCGCAGTATTTTGTGTGATTCGTGCAGATACCGCCCAGCTTATATCCAGTGTTTGGATCACAAGATGTTTATGTGCTGTGCCTGTGAGAGTGCTTTGCACATGATCCCTTCCCAACATCAGAAAAGGGCAATCAGCTGTTACACAG GTTCACCGCTTGCTAAGGACTTGTCCAATTCTTGTGGCTCTTCTTGTGACTCAAGTGCAGTAAACTTGGATGGTCTAGAACAGTCTTGCTCTCGAGCCGAAAGCCTTCCGGCAGTAAATTCTCTCACCTGGATTCCAGGTGCTGAATCTGAAGCAGTCAACAATACAAGGTATGCAGGAACTATTTATATGTTATCTTTAAACTTGGCTGAGAATGTAATTGGCACTATTGAATATACAAT AGAATTCACAGTAATTTCGCATGTTAAAGTGTACGTCAGTGCTTGTTCTATCTTGCAGATATCTCATGAAGGTCAGGAGCATAATTTCATTCTGCACCAGATTCTTGACTTGAAAAGGCTTCAGCTTGCTGAGGGGAATACACCTTCGCTGCTGATACGCGGTACAGAACAAATTGACCTATCTTCCTCAGTACTTCAGACATCAAAGCGGCTCAATGTTCATCTTGATCGGCTTTTACAACATTCCCAGAATTCCGGCACTAAATTTAGGCAAAGGGACAGTCTAGTTCAGGAGCTGAAAGTTGATCATTTATCATTTCCATTTTCTCAAATGGAGCTTATGCAACCATCTTCAACTGCTGGACTTCCATTGCATACAGAATCCTTTTGGCAATGCAGAAGTACGGTTCAAAGTAATCAG TTGTGGCCTCAAAATATGCAAGACATAGGAGTTTGTGAAGAACTTGTTTGTCCCGATGATTTCAATATACCTGATGTTGATATGACATTTCAAAACTTCGAAGAACTATTCGGAGGTGATCAAGATCCTATCAGAGCTGCAGTGCTTCATGATAAAGATGTGTTATAA
- the LOC103451619 gene encoding uncharacterized protein — protein MEDFSEELEPLFDYRRVQPVNLIFLDDDELDAPSASPPKRREISDSAVEKVDEPVKVVSVISCEDKEEEDWLPPPPKVSAGTKRKGEDSTIKELRKKKKELASYAQSAENVLRSVEESVIKELSILSEAVEEQPPKPRPERNKIVVSIQDKDGVKQFRIYADDKFERLFKMYADNVKLDLQSLVFCFDGDKIGPAATPDALGMEENDIIEVHVTSR, from the exons ATG GAGGATTTTTCCGAAGAGCTCGAGCCCTTATTCGATTACAGACGCGTTCAGCCCGTCAATCTAATTTTCCTCGACG ACGATGAATTAGATGCTCCGTCAGCTTCTCCTCCGAAAAGGAGGGAAATTTCGGATTCCGCG GTTGAGAAGGTTGATGAACCTGTGAAGGTAGTGAGTGTTATTAGTTGTGAAGATAAGGAAGAGGAGGACTGGTTACCTCCTCCACCCAAGGTTTCTGCCGGCACGAAGCGGAAGGGTGAGGATTCTACCATAAAGGAACTGAG gaaaaagaagaaagagctGGCATCGTATGCACAATCTGCTGAAAATGTGCTGAGATCGGTAGAGGAGTCTGTGATAAAAGAACTTAGTATCTTATCTGAGGCTGTTGAAGAACAACCTCCAAAGCCCCGCCCTGAAAGAAACAAAATAGTTGTATCTATTCAAGACAAAGATGGAGTTAAGCAGTTTCGTATTTATGCG GACGACAAGTTTGAGCGCCTCTTCAAAATGTATGCAGATAATGTTAAGCTTGACCTTCAGAGTCTGGTGTTTTGTTTTGATGGTGACAAAATAGGTCCAGCTGCTACGCCTGATGCCCTTGGGATGGAGGAAAATGACATTATTGAAGTGCACGTTACCTCAAGATGA